A genomic region of Cannabis sativa cultivar Pink pepper isolate KNU-18-1 chromosome 1, ASM2916894v1, whole genome shotgun sequence contains the following coding sequences:
- the LOC115704930 gene encoding inorganic pyrophosphatase 1: MAGNTIVVFDFDKTIIECDSDNWVVDELGATDLFNQLLPTMPWNSLMDRMMKELHDQGKTIDEIVEVLNRIPIHPRVVPAIKAAHALGCELRIVSDANMFFIETMLKHLGLREYFSEINTNPSFVDEQGRLRIQPFHDFKNSSHGCTTGTCPPNMCKGLIIERIQASEGNKRIIYLGDGAGDYCPSLKLKESDFMMPRKNFPVWDLISNNPLLIKAKIHEWSDGEEFEKVLLSLIDTISTDEKSAFTPTYLKMTSNIDVSAIPKVLPVQQ, translated from the exons ATGGCTGGAAATACCATTGTGGTTTTTGACTTCGACAAGACCATAATCGAATGTGACAGTGATAATTGGGTGGTCGATGAATTGGGTGCCACTGATCTCTTCAATCAGCTTCTTCCTACCATGCCATGGAACTCTCTCATG GATAGGATGATGAAGGAGCTTCATGATCAAGGAAAAACCATTGATGAGATTGTTGAGGTTCTTAATCGGATCCCAATACATCCCAGAGTTGTCCCTGCCATTAAAGCCGCTCACGCTCTTGG ATGTGAATTGAGGATTGTTAGTGATGCAAACATGTTCTTCATTGAAACAATGTTGAAACATCTTGGGCTGAGGGAGTACTTTTCAGAGATTAACACCAATCCCAGCTTTGTTGATGAACAAGGAAGACTTAGGATTCAACCTTTTCATGATTTCAAAAACTCCTCACATGGCTGCACTACTGGAACTTGCCCTCCTAACATGTgcaag GGTTTGATTATAGAAAGAATACAAGCCAGTGAGGGAAACAAAAGAATAATTTATCTGGGTGATGGAGCTGGTGACTATTGCCCAAGCTTGAAGCTGAAAGAGAGTGATTTTATGATGCCAAGGAAGAATTTCCCTGTTTGGGACTTGATTTCCAATAACCCACTTCTCATCAAGGCCAAAATCCATGAATGGAGTGATGGTGAGGAGTTTGAGAAGGTTCTGCTCAGCCTTATTGACACTATTTCCACTGATGAGAAATCTGCTTTCACTCCAACTTACTTAAAAATGACAAGTAATATTGATGTTTCTGCCATACCCAAAGTCCTCCCAGTTCAGCAATAG
- the LOC115704970 gene encoding inorganic pyrophosphatase 1 produces the protein MAGNTIVVFDFDKTIIECDSDNWVVDELGATDLFNQLLPTMPWNSLMDRMMKELHDQGKTIDEIVEVLNRIPIHPRVVPAIKAAHALGCELRIVSDANMFFIETMLKHLGLREYFSEINTNPSFVDEQGRLRIQPYHDFKNSSHGCTTGTCPPNMCKGLIIERIQASEGNKRIIYLGDGAGDYCPSLKLKESDFMMPRKNFPVWDLISNNPLLIKAKIHEWSDGEEFEKVLLSLIDTISTDEKSAFTSTYLKMPSNIDVSAIPKVLPVQQ, from the exons ATGGCTGGAAATACCATCGTGGTTTTTGACTTCGACAAGACCATAATCGAATGTGACAGTGATAATTGGGTGGTCGATGAATTGGGTGCCACTGATCTCTTCAATCAGCTTCTTCCTACCATGCCATGGAACTCTCTCAtg GATAGGATGATGAAGGAGCTTCATGATCAAGGAAAAACAATTGATGAGATTGTTGAGGTTCTTAATCGGATCCCAATACATCCCAGAGTTGTCCCTGCCATTAAGGCCGCTCATGCTCTTGG ATGTGAATTGAGGATTGTTAGTGATGCAAACATGTTCTTCATTGAAACAATGTTGAAACATCTTGGGCTGAGGGAGTACTTTTCAGAGATTAACACCAATCCCAGCTTTGTTGATGAACAAGGAAGACTTAGGATTCAACCTTATCATGATTTCAAAAACTCCTCACATGGCTGCACTACCGGCACCTGCCCTCCTAACATGTGCAAG GGTTTGATTATAGAAAGAATACAAGCCAGTGAGGGAAACAAAAGAATAATTTATCTGGGTGATGGAGCTGGTGACTATTGCCCAAGCTTGAAGCTGAAAGAGAGTGATTTTATGATGCCAAGGAAGAATTTCCCAGTTTGGGACTTGATTTCCAATAACCCACTTCTCATCAAGGCCAAAATTCATGAATGGAGTGATGGTGAGGAGTTTGAGAAGGTTCTGCTCAGCCTTATTGACACTATTTCCACTGATGAGAAATCTGCTTTCACTTCAACTTACTTAAAAATGCCAAGTAATATTGATGTTTCTGCCATACCCAAAGTCCTCCCAGTTCAGCAGTAG